From a single Marinobacter sp. THAF197a genomic region:
- a CDS encoding xanthine dehydrogenase family protein molybdopterin-binding subunit yields MTMNRRDFLKVSTGASGSLILAVSVPGCASVQTGYQPETGEWKPDIWLELTRDDEIIFTLARVEMGQGTYTGLTTLVAEELDVEPGRIKVKFAPVAPEYRNPLFGLQLTGGSTSLASSWVPLRVAGAQARQMLIMAAARVWEVDADQCTTQDGRVVHPNGVDSLRYGQLVELADREVIRGNVPLKPRSEWKYIGRKGGKLDARAKATGTAVYGMDVELPGMVYAVMTRSPRYGGKASSFNRDEVIGMPGVTDAFITERGVALVAQRYWQARKAQQKLRVEWDLSDALDTNTEAVFDSYRQAASKDPGVKERSEGNVEKAAERAKQVVEAEYEQPYLAHATMEPMNATAWYRDGGMDVWAPTQAPDLGRIAAARHTDLSPGKITIHTTFLGGGFGRRLTQDYIEEAAAVAYQLKVPVKLIWSREEDTRHGFLRPAMLHRMKGSLNDGELTGWHHQIVGPQVLDWYVRNAAPAQYPWAPKFLYDTLGRVGLMAEGIATPKDISAIEGAIEYPYQVPNVSVRHTHTDPGVPITWWRSVGYSHNGFAVETFMDELAHESGEDPLQFRMKMLDAEPRHREVLERAARLAGWGEAAPEGRARGLALFKSFGTYVAQVVEAGIENGEIRVYKVVCSVDCGQVVNPRIVEDQIEGGILFGLTAALYGEINFDNGEIRQSNFHDYRLMQMHQTPEVVVDIVDSEADPTGVGEPGVPPVIPALGNALFALTGKRQRRLPLTV; encoded by the coding sequence ATGACCATGAATCGTCGTGATTTTCTGAAAGTCAGTACGGGTGCTTCAGGCAGCTTGATACTGGCGGTGTCTGTCCCGGGATGTGCCTCTGTCCAGACCGGCTACCAGCCCGAGACCGGTGAGTGGAAGCCCGATATCTGGCTGGAATTGACCCGTGATGATGAGATCATCTTTACCCTGGCCCGGGTTGAAATGGGGCAGGGCACCTACACCGGTTTGACCACGCTGGTGGCCGAAGAGCTGGACGTGGAGCCGGGCAGGATCAAAGTCAAGTTTGCCCCGGTGGCGCCGGAATACCGAAACCCCTTGTTTGGTTTGCAGCTGACCGGTGGCAGCACCAGCCTGGCCTCGAGCTGGGTGCCACTGAGGGTAGCGGGCGCGCAAGCACGGCAGATGTTGATTATGGCGGCTGCCCGGGTGTGGGAAGTAGACGCGGACCAGTGCACTACACAGGATGGCCGGGTGGTGCATCCCAACGGAGTTGATTCGTTGCGTTACGGTCAACTGGTTGAGTTGGCGGACCGGGAAGTCATCCGGGGCAACGTGCCCCTCAAACCCCGCTCTGAGTGGAAGTACATCGGCCGTAAGGGCGGCAAGCTGGATGCCCGTGCCAAGGCGACGGGTACTGCCGTCTACGGTATGGATGTTGAGCTTCCGGGCATGGTCTATGCGGTGATGACCCGCAGCCCCCGCTATGGCGGTAAGGCCAGCAGCTTCAACCGGGATGAAGTTATCGGTATGCCAGGTGTGACCGATGCATTTATCACGGAACGCGGCGTTGCCCTGGTTGCCCAGCGCTACTGGCAGGCAAGAAAGGCCCAGCAGAAATTGCGGGTAGAGTGGGACTTATCCGACGCGTTGGACACCAATACAGAGGCTGTTTTTGACAGTTACCGACAGGCTGCCAGTAAAGACCCCGGGGTCAAAGAGCGCAGTGAGGGAAATGTAGAAAAGGCAGCCGAGCGTGCAAAACAGGTGGTAGAGGCCGAGTACGAGCAGCCCTACCTGGCTCATGCCACCATGGAGCCGATGAATGCCACGGCCTGGTATCGCGATGGTGGAATGGATGTCTGGGCACCCACCCAGGCGCCAGACCTGGGGCGCATTGCGGCGGCCCGTCATACCGATCTGTCACCGGGCAAGATCACTATTCACACCACATTCCTTGGCGGCGGGTTCGGCCGTCGCCTCACCCAGGACTATATCGAAGAAGCTGCCGCTGTGGCCTATCAACTGAAGGTTCCGGTCAAGTTGATCTGGTCCCGGGAAGAAGATACTCGCCACGGTTTCCTGCGCCCCGCCATGTTGCACCGGATGAAAGGCAGCCTGAACGACGGTGAGTTGACCGGCTGGCACCATCAGATCGTCGGCCCGCAGGTTCTGGACTGGTACGTGCGCAATGCCGCACCCGCACAGTATCCCTGGGCGCCCAAGTTCCTCTACGACACCCTGGGGCGGGTAGGGCTGATGGCCGAGGGCATTGCCACACCGAAAGATATTTCGGCCATTGAAGGGGCCATTGAATACCCGTACCAGGTGCCGAATGTCAGTGTTCGCCATACCCATACCGATCCCGGTGTACCCATTACCTGGTGGCGCTCGGTGGGCTATTCCCACAACGGGTTTGCGGTGGAAACCTTCATGGATGAGCTGGCCCATGAGTCGGGCGAAGACCCGCTGCAATTCCGCATGAAGATGCTGGATGCCGAGCCGCGCCACCGCGAGGTGCTTGAGCGCGCCGCCCGGCTAGCGGGCTGGGGCGAGGCAGCGCCGGAAGGTCGGGCCCGGGGGCTCGCCTTGTTCAAGAGCTTTGGTACCTACGTGGCCCAGGTGGTTGAAGCCGGAATCGAGAACGGTGAAATACGGGTGTACAAGGTGGTCTGCAGCGTGGATTGCGGGCAGGTGGTTAACCCCAGGATTGTTGAAGACCAGATCGAAGGTGGCATCCTCTTTGGCCTGACCGCCGCGCTCTACGGTGAGATCAACTTCGACAATGGCGAGATCCGGCAGAGCAACTTCCACGACTACCGCCTGATGCAGATGCACCAGACACCTGAGGTGGTGGTGGATATTGTTGATAGCGAGGCAGACCCGACCGGCGTCGGTGAGCCAGGGGTGCCCCCGGTGATCCCCGCCCTGGGCAATGCCCTGTTTGCCCTGACCGGAAAGCGCCAGCGCCGACTGCCATTGACGGTCTGA
- a CDS encoding methylthioribulose 1-phosphate dehydratase, with amino-acid sequence MFDVTRYATAAQSIVDAGQFLYSRGWSPATSSNYSARIDSDHVAITVSGRHKGQLTTADVMVVDLDGRPVQSQCKSSAETLLHTVLYQVFPEAGAVLHTHSVKATVLSRLIPAGQSLELEGYELQKAFSGIETHEGALSIPVFDNTQDIPALAEDTRAWFLAHPEQPGYLIRGHGLYTWGKTMADCLRHVEAFEFLFECELETMRVRP; translated from the coding sequence GTGTTTGATGTAACCCGATACGCCACAGCGGCCCAGTCCATCGTGGACGCAGGCCAGTTCCTGTACAGCCGTGGCTGGTCGCCCGCCACCAGCAGCAATTATTCTGCGCGGATTGACAGTGACCATGTGGCCATTACGGTGTCTGGCCGCCACAAAGGGCAGCTGACCACGGCGGACGTCATGGTGGTTGATCTTGACGGCCGGCCGGTTCAAAGCCAGTGTAAATCTTCCGCAGAAACCCTTTTGCATACCGTGCTTTACCAGGTGTTCCCGGAGGCCGGTGCCGTCTTGCACACCCATTCCGTAAAAGCCACGGTGTTGAGCCGTTTGATTCCTGCCGGTCAGTCGCTGGAGCTTGAAGGCTACGAGCTGCAGAAAGCATTTTCCGGTATTGAGACCCACGAGGGTGCGCTGAGCATTCCGGTTTTTGACAACACCCAGGATATTCCAGCGTTGGCCGAAGATACCCGGGCCTGGTTTCTGGCCCACCCGGAACAACCGGGTTACCTGATTCGCGGCCACGGCCTCTACACCTGGGGCAAGACCATGGCGGATTGCCTGCGCCATGTGGAAGCCTTCGAATTTCTCTTTGAATGTGAACTTGAAACCATGAGGGTCCGCCCATGA
- a CDS encoding DUF3080 domain-containing protein → MPGNSCLKWLIPGVCALFLAGCNPFSEAEPMMEEYLERLGRVLDTPSVSVPSDLPPASTVPRRRERVLDMPELDLGMLDFLSLYGCELQYVVGERNSVMGRVMQPLNRLRYEVRFIRAAEDCMAEIDDERLEKTLQDAVESKRASLQVAIWNATWGTEEIERLLTLSKGFYPVAAEGNPVSDLVRDLGQLNQAVSDLSVQQLDVPLDALGGVHQRWQSEFRAGQVINSARLLIATLNAGTETLKARLDERPLCLNGRPNNQSEIVRNFFFNVYIGEIQPYMSDVSRARDSLIGALAELADQQTAVMPASFQDWYQRHLSADAEASLWRELDQAMMRHTRHWQELLEQCGLRPG, encoded by the coding sequence ATGCCCGGTAATTCATGTCTGAAATGGCTTATTCCGGGTGTTTGTGCCTTGTTTCTGGCCGGCTGTAATCCGTTCTCCGAAGCCGAGCCGATGATGGAAGAGTACCTGGAGCGTCTGGGCCGGGTACTGGATACGCCATCGGTATCGGTGCCCTCTGATCTTCCTCCTGCCTCCACCGTACCCCGTCGCCGCGAACGTGTGCTTGATATGCCTGAGCTGGATCTGGGCATGCTGGACTTTCTGTCGCTGTACGGGTGTGAACTTCAGTATGTGGTTGGCGAGCGAAATTCGGTGATGGGCCGGGTGATGCAGCCTCTTAACCGGCTGCGTTACGAGGTCCGGTTTATCCGAGCCGCGGAAGACTGCATGGCAGAGATCGACGACGAGCGCCTGGAGAAAACCCTTCAGGATGCGGTCGAGAGCAAGCGGGCATCATTGCAGGTGGCCATATGGAATGCCACCTGGGGAACGGAAGAGATTGAGCGCCTGTTGACCCTGTCCAAAGGGTTTTATCCTGTGGCCGCGGAGGGAAACCCGGTGTCTGATCTGGTGCGGGATCTGGGCCAGTTGAACCAGGCCGTATCGGATTTGTCGGTCCAGCAGCTCGATGTTCCCCTCGATGCACTTGGCGGAGTGCACCAACGCTGGCAATCGGAGTTTCGCGCCGGGCAGGTGATCAACAGCGCCCGGCTGTTGATTGCAACCCTCAATGCAGGAACAGAGACCCTGAAAGCGCGCCTTGATGAGCGTCCACTATGTCTGAATGGCCGGCCGAATAATCAATCGGAAATCGTCCGAAATTTCTTCTTCAATGTGTACATTGGTGAAATCCAGCCCTACATGAGCGATGTCAGCCGGGCCCGGGATTCGCTGATCGGGGCTCTGGCCGAGCTGGCGGACCAGCAAACTGCCGTTATGCCGGCGAGCTTTCAGGACTGGTACCAGCGCCATTTATCAGCCGATGCGGAAGCCAGCCTCTGGCGGGAGCTGGACCAGGCCATGATGCGGCACACCCGGCACTGGCAGGAACTGCTGGAGCAGTGCGGTCTGCGCCCGGGTTAA
- the smrA gene encoding DNA endonuclease SmrA yields MTSKDERLAFLEEMKDVRRIRKPNRAEVSTPRELTPGHLERQKAAVEKPVRDLNPLTSDMVEPLTAHDVLSWMRPGIQHGVFRKLRLGQYPIEARLDLHRMTVEEARREVFAFINDCVRYGLRSVIILHGKGERNPDGIAQLKSYLAKWLPELDSVLAFHSAQKHHGGTGAVYVMVRKSDRDKQNNRELHGRR; encoded by the coding sequence ATGACCAGTAAAGATGAACGCCTGGCGTTTCTTGAAGAGATGAAGGATGTCCGGCGTATTCGGAAACCCAATCGGGCCGAAGTGTCGACCCCCAGGGAGCTGACGCCCGGGCATCTGGAACGGCAGAAAGCGGCCGTTGAAAAGCCGGTTCGTGACCTGAACCCGCTGACTTCTGACATGGTTGAGCCGCTGACGGCCCATGACGTCCTTAGCTGGATGCGGCCCGGTATTCAGCATGGTGTGTTCCGCAAGCTTCGGCTGGGTCAGTACCCGATCGAGGCCAGGCTGGATTTGCACCGGATGACCGTCGAGGAGGCCCGCCGGGAGGTATTTGCGTTCATCAACGATTGCGTGCGCTACGGCTTGCGTTCAGTCATCATTCTGCACGGTAAGGGTGAGCGCAACCCAGATGGCATTGCCCAGTTGAAAAGCTACCTGGCGAAGTGGCTTCCGGAACTGGACAGCGTACTGGCCTTTCACTCGGCCCAGAAACACCATGGTGGAACCGGCGCGGTCTATGTCATGGTTCGCAAGAGCGACCGGGACAAACAGAATAATCGGGAATTGCATGGCCGCCGGTGA
- a CDS encoding (2Fe-2S)-binding protein, producing MAFSLTINGQRHTVDVDSDTPLLWVIRDEVGLKGTKFGCGAGLCGACTVHVNGQPARSCSTPVASVDGASVTTIEGLSEGGQLHPLQQAWIDQGVPQCGYCQSGQIMTAAHLLDNNPSPSRQDIVTAMTGNLCRCGTYSRIVAAVETVAGSVGQYEPAGEDA from the coding sequence ATGGCATTCAGCCTGACGATTAACGGCCAAAGGCACACAGTTGATGTTGATTCCGATACGCCTCTGTTGTGGGTGATTCGGGATGAAGTTGGGCTCAAAGGCACCAAGTTTGGTTGCGGTGCCGGCTTGTGCGGCGCTTGCACGGTTCATGTTAATGGTCAGCCAGCGCGCTCCTGTTCAACACCGGTGGCGTCGGTAGACGGTGCTTCTGTAACCACGATTGAAGGGCTGTCCGAAGGTGGCCAGTTGCACCCGTTGCAACAGGCCTGGATTGATCAGGGCGTTCCCCAGTGCGGATACTGTCAGTCGGGCCAGATCATGACCGCAGCGCACCTTCTGGACAACAATCCGTCGCCATCTCGTCAGGACATTGTGACCGCCATGACCGGAAACCTGTGCCGGTGCGGTACCTATTCCCGCATTGTGGCCGCCGTTGAGACGGTCGCCGGTTCGGTTGGCCAGTACGAACCCGCCGGGGAGGACGCCTGA
- a CDS encoding 1,2-dihydroxy-3-keto-5-methylthiopentene dioxygenase, whose translation MTTLSIFHQNQPDEAHTVMTDPRAIGDALARHGVRFEQWPTRDLPADASQEQILEAYSDEVEHLKQECGFQTADVVSLNPDNPQKEAFRQKFLDEHTHSEDEVRFFVRGQGLFYLHFGDQVYALLCQQNDLISVPDGTRHWFDMGPEPQFTCIRLFTNPEGWVASFTGEDIASRLPRYERLAGVAG comes from the coding sequence ATGACTACCCTGAGCATATTCCACCAGAACCAGCCGGACGAGGCCCACACCGTGATGACCGACCCAAGGGCTATCGGTGATGCGCTCGCCCGCCACGGGGTGCGTTTCGAACAGTGGCCAACCCGTGATCTGCCGGCAGATGCCAGCCAGGAGCAGATTTTGGAGGCCTACAGTGACGAGGTTGAGCACCTGAAGCAGGAATGCGGGTTCCAGACCGCCGATGTGGTCAGCCTCAACCCTGACAACCCGCAAAAGGAAGCCTTCCGCCAGAAGTTTCTGGACGAGCATACCCACAGCGAGGATGAAGTGCGGTTTTTCGTGCGGGGCCAGGGCCTGTTCTATCTGCACTTTGGCGATCAGGTGTATGCCCTGCTGTGCCAGCAGAACGATTTGATCAGTGTGCCAGATGGCACACGCCACTGGTTTGATATGGGGCCAGAGCCGCAGTTCACCTGCATTCGCCTGTTCACCAACCCCGAAGGCTGGGTCGCGAGTTTTACTGGCGAGGATATTGCCAGTCGACTGCCCCGATACGAAAGGCTTGCGGGAGTGGCAGGATGA
- a CDS encoding putative nucleotidyltransferase substrate binding domain-containing protein, translating into MAAANQDTSRPQNTRAIMTFLREHAPFSSMDDTHLAHFAEHATLRFYADEDVVLSPDDGVVKRFYIVKQGRIRGERHNEKEDRAETTFEISQGECFPLAALIGERPTRTLHRASGDTFCLSIEQKAFITLFSESEPFRDFCLRGVSSLLDQVNQRIQSKAMASIGSSNSLDTPLERYALRNPIVCSPDLPVRKAVARMHENNVGSIIITDDNRHPKGIFTLRDLRTMIAEERGPLDTPIRQVMTADPCCLPSTADAFEAAMLMAEHHFAHLCVIDEENHLIGVVSERDLFSLQRVDLVNLARTIGTATHLRTLVSLRTDVSRLVDSMLAHGADSGQVVKIITTLNDVTVRRVLELNLKKNDPGIPFTWLTFGSEGRQEQTLLTDQDNGILFETPEGMTEDQVREKLLPFARKVNDELAECGFTLCKGNIMASNPKLCLSDREWDDWFVRFIDASTPQNLVYSSIFLDMRSVFGPTEPLHRLLEKVLDRIRKNALFQKMLAGNALQRKPPLTMFRNFRYLNDEKKHSLDLKRQGLAPFVESVRVFALAHGVEAANTLERMDALSRKGVFDAKDANAWKEAYSLIQAIRMRAHQEMLDRGEELTNYIDPDDLNPLDRRILRESFRQAQRLQQKLEVTYQL; encoded by the coding sequence ATGGCAGCAGCGAACCAGGACACATCCCGCCCCCAGAACACCCGAGCCATCATGACATTTCTGCGGGAACATGCACCTTTTTCCAGCATGGATGACACCCACCTGGCCCATTTTGCTGAACATGCCACCCTGAGGTTCTACGCCGATGAAGACGTGGTGCTCTCGCCGGATGACGGCGTAGTAAAGCGCTTTTACATCGTTAAACAAGGCCGTATTCGGGGCGAACGCCACAACGAAAAAGAGGATCGGGCAGAAACCACCTTCGAAATCAGCCAGGGCGAATGCTTCCCCCTCGCGGCCCTGATTGGCGAGCGCCCTACCCGCACCCTGCACCGGGCCTCGGGAGACACCTTCTGCCTGAGCATTGAACAAAAAGCGTTCATCACCCTGTTCTCCGAAAGCGAACCCTTCCGGGACTTCTGCCTGCGCGGCGTCAGCAGCCTGCTGGATCAGGTCAACCAGCGTATCCAGTCCAAGGCGATGGCCTCGATCGGGTCCAGCAACAGCCTGGATACCCCGCTTGAACGTTACGCCCTGCGCAATCCTATCGTTTGCTCGCCCGACCTGCCGGTGCGCAAGGCAGTGGCCCGCATGCATGAGAATAATGTGGGCAGCATCATTATTACGGATGACAACCGCCACCCCAAGGGCATATTCACGCTGCGCGATTTGCGCACCATGATTGCCGAGGAGCGAGGCCCCCTCGACACCCCTATCCGGCAGGTCATGACCGCCGATCCCTGCTGCTTGCCCTCAACGGCCGATGCCTTTGAAGCGGCCATGTTGATGGCCGAGCACCACTTTGCACATCTGTGCGTGATCGATGAGGAAAATCATCTGATTGGGGTGGTCTCCGAGCGGGACCTGTTCTCCCTCCAGCGCGTGGACCTGGTAAACCTGGCCCGAACTATCGGTACAGCCACCCACCTGCGCACGCTGGTGAGCCTGCGTACCGACGTTTCCCGCCTGGTGGATTCCATGCTGGCCCACGGCGCGGACTCCGGGCAGGTGGTCAAGATCATCACCACGCTCAACGATGTGACCGTTCGGCGGGTACTGGAACTGAACCTGAAGAAAAACGATCCCGGTATCCCTTTCACCTGGCTGACCTTTGGCAGCGAAGGCCGGCAGGAGCAAACACTGCTGACCGACCAGGACAACGGTATCCTGTTCGAGACGCCCGAGGGCATGACCGAGGACCAGGTTAGGGAAAAACTGCTGCCGTTCGCGCGCAAGGTGAATGATGAATTGGCCGAGTGTGGCTTTACCCTGTGTAAAGGCAACATCATGGCAAGCAACCCGAAACTGTGTCTGAGCGATCGGGAGTGGGATGACTGGTTCGTTCGGTTTATCGACGCCTCCACCCCCCAGAATCTGGTGTACTCATCCATCTTCCTGGATATGCGCTCAGTATTCGGGCCAACGGAGCCATTGCACCGATTGCTGGAGAAAGTTCTGGACAGGATTCGCAAGAACGCCCTGTTCCAGAAGATGCTGGCAGGCAATGCGCTGCAACGCAAACCACCGCTCACCATGTTCAGGAACTTTCGCTATCTGAATGACGAGAAAAAGCATTCCCTGGACCTGAAAAGACAAGGCCTGGCGCCGTTTGTCGAATCCGTCCGGGTGTTCGCCCTGGCCCACGGGGTGGAAGCTGCCAATACCCTGGAGCGAATGGACGCCCTGTCCCGCAAGGGGGTTTTTGACGCCAAAGATGCGAACGCGTGGAAAGAGGCGTACAGCCTGATCCAGGCCATCCGTATGCGTGCCCACCAGGAGATGCTGGACAGGGGCGAGGAACTGACCAACTACATTGATCCGGACGACCTGAACCCGCTGGATCGAAGGATTCTGAGGGAGTCTTTCCGCCAGGCCCAACGGCTCCAGCAGAAGCTGGAAGTCACTTACCAACTCTAG
- a CDS encoding GspE/PulE family protein: MADQAPPMPAPPHRHTLTLRDICSALVESGEISQQDAEKVLTANLGAATQDGRTSPRHPLELVAIASITSLRDGRTLDLDRLTSWLARWAGQDYYHIDPLKIDTPAIARVMSYAFAQRHGILAVEIRQDEVLIASTEPFKTEWESNLRQAIRKDIRRVVANPEDIRRYTVEFYQLANSVSKASGSQAPGAASNQNFEQLLDIGSNENPDANDQHVVKIVDWLLQYAFDQRASDIHIEPRRAVTQVRFRIDGVLHNVYEFPEHVGVAVTSRLKILGRLNVAEKRRPQDGRIKTRKPDNSEVELRLATMPTAFGEKMVMRIFDPEVLLKSFEQLGFSKEDRERWQAMTARPHGIVLVTGPTGSGKTTTLYSTLKQLASPELNICTIEDPIEMVEPAFNQMQVQTNIDLTFAHGVRALLRQDPDIIMIGEIRDLETAEMAVQAALTGHLVLSTLHTNDAPSAITRLMELGIPPYLIRATVLGVMAQRLARTLCPHCKAPGEADEQAWQTLTRPWKAPVPRQFYHPVGCLECRNTGYMGRAGVYEIMTLSDHLTRQINDRCELEQLRLDAYKEGMKSLRLSGAQKVASGQTTVEEILRVTPESQR, encoded by the coding sequence ATGGCTGATCAAGCGCCCCCCATGCCAGCACCACCACATCGGCACACCCTCACCCTGCGAGACATCTGCTCTGCCCTGGTGGAAAGTGGCGAAATCAGCCAGCAGGATGCTGAGAAGGTGCTCACGGCCAACCTGGGGGCCGCTACCCAGGACGGACGAACTTCTCCGCGGCACCCCCTGGAACTGGTTGCCATTGCCAGCATTACCAGCCTCAGGGATGGCCGAACCCTGGATCTTGATCGACTGACCAGCTGGCTGGCCCGATGGGCAGGCCAGGATTACTACCACATAGACCCGCTCAAGATCGACACGCCGGCCATCGCCCGGGTGATGTCCTACGCCTTTGCCCAGCGCCACGGCATTCTGGCGGTAGAGATACGCCAGGATGAAGTGCTGATTGCCAGCACAGAACCATTCAAAACCGAATGGGAAAGCAACCTTCGGCAGGCCATTCGCAAGGACATTCGCCGTGTCGTTGCCAACCCGGAAGACATCCGGCGCTACACTGTGGAGTTCTACCAGCTCGCCAATTCCGTGAGCAAGGCCAGCGGCAGCCAGGCCCCGGGTGCCGCCAGCAATCAGAATTTCGAACAACTGCTGGACATAGGTTCCAACGAAAATCCGGATGCCAATGACCAGCACGTGGTCAAGATTGTCGACTGGCTGTTGCAGTATGCCTTTGACCAGCGCGCCTCAGACATTCACATCGAACCGCGCCGGGCGGTCACTCAGGTGCGTTTTCGTATTGATGGCGTGTTGCATAACGTCTATGAGTTTCCGGAACATGTCGGGGTGGCGGTCACCAGCCGTCTGAAAATTCTCGGGCGCCTGAATGTGGCCGAGAAGCGCCGGCCCCAGGACGGCCGAATCAAAACCCGGAAACCCGATAACAGCGAGGTGGAGTTGCGTCTGGCCACCATGCCCACCGCCTTTGGCGAGAAGATGGTGATGCGGATTTTTGATCCGGAGGTGCTGCTGAAATCCTTCGAGCAGCTGGGCTTCAGTAAAGAAGACCGGGAGCGCTGGCAGGCCATGACCGCCCGCCCACATGGCATTGTACTGGTGACCGGCCCTACCGGTTCCGGCAAGACCACCACCCTGTACTCCACCCTCAAACAGCTGGCGTCGCCGGAACTGAACATCTGCACCATTGAAGACCCCATTGAGATGGTGGAGCCAGCGTTCAACCAGATGCAGGTGCAGACCAACATCGACCTGACGTTCGCCCACGGCGTTCGGGCCCTGTTACGGCAAGACCCCGACATCATCATGATTGGTGAAATCCGCGATCTGGAAACCGCCGAGATGGCCGTGCAGGCGGCTTTGACCGGCCACCTGGTGCTCTCCACCCTGCACACCAACGACGCCCCGAGTGCCATTACCCGACTGATGGAACTGGGCATCCCGCCCTACCTGATCCGGGCCACGGTGCTGGGGGTGATGGCCCAGCGCCTGGCCCGCACCCTGTGCCCCCACTGCAAGGCCCCGGGTGAGGCCGACGAGCAGGCCTGGCAAACACTGACTCGCCCCTGGAAAGCGCCGGTTCCCCGCCAGTTTTATCATCCGGTGGGTTGCCTCGAATGCCGCAATACCGGCTATATGGGCCGCGCCGGGGTCTATGAAATCATGACGCTTTCCGACCACCTGACTCGCCAGATCAATGATCGCTGCGAGCTCGAGCAGTTAAGGCTGGATGCCTACAAAGAAGGCATGAAATCCCTGCGGCTCAGTGGTGCACAGAAAGTGGCCTCCGGCCAGACCACCGTTGAGGAAATCCTGCGGGTGACCCCGGAAAGCCAGCGCTGA
- a CDS encoding PolC-type DNA polymerase III — MLDYIKQWLAQRRGGAVGNHDPDNLPTPKTVSDQPLSRCRLIVLDLETTGLNASKDEVIAIGAVAIEGGVIHLNDQFDLILRRPELDIRETVLIHGIGPEALTQGHETEDALLYLLEWMNGDPILAYHSAFDQKFLEKTLKAQLGYTVPHIWMDVAELLPAIFPKAETRGRSLDHWADFFKLEVSERHHAAADAMVTAELTLMALNRAQKNGVKNLKELAEKLHYQRRLQNMHRY, encoded by the coding sequence ATGCTCGACTACATCAAGCAATGGCTGGCACAGCGAAGGGGCGGCGCCGTTGGCAACCACGATCCAGACAACCTGCCCACGCCGAAAACGGTGAGCGACCAGCCGCTGTCCCGGTGCCGCCTGATCGTACTGGACCTTGAGACCACCGGACTGAATGCCTCGAAAGATGAAGTTATCGCCATCGGCGCTGTGGCTATTGAGGGCGGGGTCATTCACCTGAATGATCAGTTTGATCTGATCCTGCGCCGACCGGAGCTCGATATCCGGGAAACCGTGCTGATCCATGGTATCGGGCCGGAGGCCCTGACCCAGGGCCACGAAACCGAAGATGCCCTGCTCTACCTGCTGGAGTGGATGAACGGCGACCCAATTCTTGCCTACCACTCCGCATTCGACCAGAAATTCCTCGAAAAAACCCTGAAAGCCCAGCTTGGCTACACCGTCCCCCACATCTGGATGGATGTTGCCGAGCTACTACCGGCGATATTCCCAAAAGCAGAAACCAGGGGGCGCAGCCTCGACCACTGGGCCGACTTCTTCAAACTCGAAGTCAGTGAACGGCATCACGCCGCTGCCGATGCCATGGTGACCGCAGAACTGACACTCATGGCCCTGAACCGGGCGCAAAAAAATGGCGTCAAGAACCTGAAAGAACTGGCGGAAAAGCTGCATTATCAGCGCCGTTTACAGAACATGCACCGCTACTGA
- the mtnC gene encoding acireductone synthase, giving the protein MIRVVLTDIEGTTSSISFVHDVLFPYASKHLPEFIRTNHHTTPAVAEQLALVAEKSGVDSKDVEGLIDVLQAWISEDRKEGPLKALQGMVWEQGYHSGELKGDIYPDAADYLQRWHDRGLRLFVYSSGSVKAQKLIFGFSNEGDFTPFFSGYFDTGVGGKKEAESYRNILAELGVEPATVLFLSDVEAELAAAEEAGLKTVWLVRDGELPDTGRPVARDFAEVDALLRKR; this is encoded by the coding sequence ATGATTCGGGTAGTTCTGACCGATATAGAGGGCACGACCAGCTCGATCTCATTCGTGCACGATGTGCTGTTTCCCTACGCCAGTAAACACTTGCCGGAGTTTATCCGCACAAACCATCACACCACGCCGGCTGTGGCTGAACAGCTGGCCCTGGTTGCCGAAAAAAGTGGTGTCGACAGCAAAGATGTGGAAGGCCTGATTGATGTCCTCCAGGCCTGGATAAGCGAGGACCGCAAAGAGGGGCCGCTCAAGGCATTGCAGGGTATGGTCTGGGAGCAGGGCTACCACAGCGGAGAGCTGAAGGGCGATATATACCCGGATGCGGCGGATTATCTTCAGCGCTGGCATGATCGGGGGCTAAGGCTGTTCGTATATTCCTCTGGTTCCGTGAAGGCCCAGAAACTGATTTTTGGTTTCAGTAACGAGGGCGACTTTACGCCGTTTTTCTCCGGATACTTCGACACCGGTGTGGGCGGCAAAAAAGAAGCAGAGTCTTACCGCAATATTCTTGCCGAGCTGGGTGTAGAGCCGGCGACCGTGCTGTTCCTGTCGGACGTGGAAGCCGAGCTTGCGGCGGCTGAAGAGGCGGGCCTGAAAACCGTCTGGCTGGTGCGTGATGGGGAACTCCCGGATACCGGCCGGCCTGTTGCCCGTGATTTTGCGGAGGTAGACGCGCTACTGCGTAAACGTTAG